tcctcctattccataaaaaaaaaatagacatcATTCTCAGTCTGATatcggaacggcaaaagtgtgcttaaagtcaatgtaagcacacttttctaaCTCATTCGTgagtcaactgtcactgtctgaatcaaacctgaactgaataaatgtctcacattgctgcttattgaccaagagtattttaaacaactggagtaaatgcggcaatgtatagatatagcattcgaaacttattatggtgtaatttgtggaatgttccatatttcggctttgtttttatgcgacttgtattgtctatatgtatagaaggAAAGTCATTGCCtgtttatatagatataatagaaAATGCTGTTGACAAGATTTATAAATGggtgaatgtcaaaagtttttagatttttaggGCACAGCATATACCTACTGACCCATAAAACATGCCCAGGTCGCCCGCATAAACGCAGAAATGAGTTCACCATATGCTACGTTTGGGAATAAGGGAATTCGTtctaaaatgaaaaatttgaaATACGAGAATGTTGTAAATATATACATGTCGATTAATTTAAGCACTGTTTGAATgtatattaaagaaataatgatTTATAAGTAAGATTTAATAGACTAGGTCTTGCTTTGTTCATGAAGGTGTTGGAGAAAAATTTAACTAATGGTCACATTCAGGAATTTTAAAAACAGGCTAAGTCAAGATTATGAAAGCTGGCATGATAATATTCCGTAGTCTGTCCTATTTAAACACATACATATTACCTAAATGTATATAGTGCATATGGTAGGCGGAAATACGGAGTATTTATTGCCACACACACGAAATGGTTTGCCAGCAAACGTTTTCGAAAGCATTGAGAAAAAACCGAAGGcaaagtatttattaaacaaacttttaatgtatattataaggCGTGTTGATATAATTgatataagaatttaatataataatgtaagtaatttAGAACGATCTCGTCCCCACGGATATACCTtacatggtttcttgtgggtaactttatatgtattttctctgTAATACTTTAAATTgtgaacaataaagaaaaaaaaaagatgcgaGTAGAAGAAACCAGTTATGTCGATAGCAAATGGAGGGCCTTATTATCTGCCTACCAATCTAAGCCAAAGTTTCTTCAATTATGtttaaactaagcacttttgaatcgttgctatatatatttctttaaattactgaatctaaaTGCttagaaaaagtagagctcttgGGAAGAACATATAAAAATCTCAACGACTACTTTTTTAAATCAGATAGagtattttactataatatacataataaattagtaagATACATAACATAagtttgtaagatgctgcatccaatatatgaatcgtgtttaataataaactgtgcaaatataaattatcttatattagATGCACcaatctttagagcttgaattcattgtttgtgttagGTTGCTTCGTGAATATGATCTCTATAGTGAAgaaccatttaaaattgaataactaATATCAAGTACAGCAGTAAATGTGGAAGGAAATAAGCACTAGAAGTAATAGTATATCACTGTAAATGAAAAAGATCAACAATATCACTAAAGTAGTCGTAGAATCAACTGTATGTGCAATATTAGAGGCACTTTTCTCTGTCCCGTTATAACTACAGTACAATATTTCCTTTTGAATGGTGTGTGTATCCACACACAGCGAACGTACCGTGCAATCAATTAGTCAATATTACGTCTGAAGattaaggcatttattttctcaaaattgattcccttagaattctttttgatgtcatttctaacactaccatcgcttcggaaacaaacgtGCGCGAGAGATTTCTTGcgctatttttaaaagaaatattcaatattgtactgtcattgttattgctacaagataatcataatctagtcccaggcttttCGATCACTTAGATGTTCAGctgtaggatttacgacagagacattttttattaaaaacagaacTGTGactgagactttattataaaagtatatacatttacctttaatgctattatgtatcttatagagtattattatatttgcccTTTTAAGAAAGGACAATTCTTTTCGGAAAAAAAGTAATcagtttcattatattattttttacaggCACTTCTTACGTTGGCAGTTTTAGCTGCAGCAAGAGCTGGTTCAATACCACAATACTCACCAGCCACTTCGGTCTCTTCAGTCTACTCATCTCTCAATAATGTCAATACTGCATCAAAGCCAATCTACGAAAATGCTGAAGTATCGACGCAGGAAACAAGAGAAAACTCTTTAGGTGGACAGAAGACCACATTTTCAAAGACAATAACCACGCCATTCTCAAGCGTCCAAAAATATGACACACGAATCACTAATAATGCACTCCTAACCCACGCTGTCCCAACTATATATTCGTCCCCAATACATTCAATCCACACTCCAGTTTACTACAGTAACCCTTCGTACTCCGTTGCGACTCCTGTGGTTTCCAATACGTACTCAGTACCTATCACTTACTCACACAATACCGTGCCAATTGCAACCAAGACTTACTCGACTCCTATTTTGACCAAAACATCAGGGCTTACCTTCTCAAGCACTCCCATCACACAAAACCATGCCGTGAAAGTAACTTATTCTGAAGCACCACTTGTTTCTCATATGACGTTTACTGGCCTAGGAACTAACTATGCCTGGTAATCTGTCATGGTAAGCGCGACTGACTTAAGTTGATAGTTAAGTTAAATTATGTTTGTCTATTACTTATGAATTAAtgcttatatttaataaattatgtttcttaTATTCGTGTTTTATTAACTGCCAAGTCATAggtttaaaacataaaacaaacgtcgcaaatatgttggcctcAGTAAGCAAACATTTTTGTGCTAttcggtgtcgagacacttggcccatggGGCTCAGAGGTGCGTAAATGTATAAAGTACTATCCACGctcctcaatagggctactggaaacccgagcgctggcagctatttcggtcaacggatcagcctagctatcgaACGCGCAAATGCTGCCATTATTCTTGGTACAGTTTCCCGTAACGatagattaaatttaatgtatcttagtagataatgtaatgtaatgtaagtaTAGGTAAATAAAGGATGGGCctagtgttttaaatttgaagtacCGATTAggtactttgactttgaaaggtAGAATGGtattcatttttaaccgacttcaaaatgggAGGAGGGtctcaattttatatatattagaatatcGTTTTTgctccagatctgacaatggaatccatcagaaaaccata
Above is a genomic segment from Leptidea sinapis chromosome 35, ilLepSina1.1, whole genome shotgun sequence containing:
- the LOC126975280 gene encoding pupal cuticle protein C1B-like gives rise to the protein MMHRALLTLAVLAAARAGSIPQYSPATSVSSVYSSLNNVNTASKPIYENAEVSTQETRENSLGGQKTTFSKTITTPFSSVQKYDTRITNNALLTHAVPTIYSSPIHSIHTPVYYSNPSYSVATPVVSNTYSVPITYSHNTVPIATKTYSTPILTKTSGLTFSSTPITQNHAVKVTYSEAPLVSHMTFTGLGTNYAW